In Chloroflexota bacterium, one genomic interval encodes:
- a CDS encoding prephenate dehydrogenase/arogenate dehydrogenase family protein — MIEDGFFRRKTIAIVGLGLMGGSLALALRLHVGALLAVDPDPETRRYALERRLVNKASADPAEILPQADLIILAAPVRVNLQLLAQLPTLCPTSSAVIDLSSTKAEIVAEMNRLPERFFALGGHPMCGKETSGLPHAEAKLFKNAVFALTPTERTTPALRELAEQMISLIGSRPLWLDAQTHDNWVAATSHLPYLLSAALSSSAPPEAAPLASSGFRSATRLAASDVDMMLDILLTNRAPLISALQNFRLALTELETTLAATNERALREQLTHARGSRKKLLSD; from the coding sequence ATGATCGAAGATGGATTTTTCCGTAGAAAAACCATAGCCATAGTTGGCCTGGGGCTGATGGGCGGATCGCTGGCGCTGGCGCTGCGCTTGCATGTCGGCGCTTTGCTCGCGGTGGATCCTGATCCCGAAACCCGGCGCTACGCCCTGGAGCGCAGGCTCGTGAATAAAGCCTCCGCGGATCCGGCTGAAATTCTTCCCCAGGCAGATCTTATCATCCTGGCCGCGCCGGTGCGGGTGAACTTGCAACTGTTGGCCCAACTCCCGACGCTTTGCCCGACCTCCAGCGCAGTCATCGATCTCAGTTCTACCAAAGCCGAAATTGTTGCCGAAATGAATCGCCTGCCAGAGCGTTTTTTTGCCCTGGGCGGGCATCCGATGTGTGGCAAAGAAACCTCCGGCTTGCCTCACGCCGAAGCCAAACTTTTCAAGAATGCCGTATTCGCCCTGACGCCCACTGAGCGCACCACGCCCGCCCTGCGAGAACTCGCCGAACAAATGATTTCCCTGATTGGCTCGCGCCCCCTCTGGCTGGATGCCCAAACCCATGATAACTGGGTGGCCGCGACCAGCCATCTGCCCTACCTACTTTCGGCGGCGTTATCAAGTAGCGCTCCACCCGAGGCCGCGCCCTTAGCCAGCAGCGGATTCCGCAGCGCCACCCGTCTGGCCGCCAGCGACGTGGATATGATGCTGGATATTCTGCTTACCAACCGCGCTCCGCTCATCTCCGCTTTGCAGAATTTTCGTCTGGCCCTCACCGAACTCGAAACCACCCTCGCTGCTACCAATGAACGCGCCCTTAGAGAACAACTCACTCATGCCCGTGGTTCTCGGAAAAAACTGCTGTCAGACTAA
- the aroF gene encoding 3-deoxy-7-phosphoheptulonate synthase, translated as MLIIMRAGASQTEVKSVVARIEAQGLNAHLSQGEERTIIGAVGDGRIVNRDQFVVMDGVDRVVPISRPFKLASREFSPQDSAFPLNGISVEPGQIVIIAGPCSVESRTQILEIAHAIKEAGAHALRGGAFKPRTSPYSFQGMGEEGLKLLAEAREQTGLPVVTEVMAPEQVLLVSRYADMLQIGARNMQNYALLKAVGLGDRPVLLKRGLSATIEELLMAAEYILSKGNRRVVLCERGIRTFETATRNTTDINAIPVLKAQTHLPVVLDPSHGTGHWEYVTAIARAGIAAGADGLIIEVHPDPDNAVSDGGQSLKPERFAEMVKQVAGIAGILGKQLAPQVS; from the coding sequence ATGCTCATTATTATGCGAGCTGGTGCTAGCCAGACCGAAGTGAAGTCGGTTGTGGCGCGCATTGAAGCCCAGGGCCTGAATGCCCATCTTTCGCAAGGCGAAGAACGCACTATTATCGGAGCCGTGGGAGATGGCCGTATCGTTAACCGCGATCAATTCGTTGTTATGGATGGCGTTGACCGCGTGGTGCCGATCTCGCGTCCTTTCAAGTTGGCCTCGCGCGAATTCAGTCCTCAGGATTCGGCCTTTCCGCTCAACGGCATCTCCGTCGAGCCGGGTCAAATCGTGATTATCGCCGGGCCATGCTCGGTGGAGAGTCGCACACAAATTTTGGAAATTGCTCACGCTATCAAGGAAGCCGGAGCGCACGCCTTGCGTGGCGGGGCTTTCAAACCGCGCACCTCGCCCTATTCCTTCCAGGGCATGGGCGAAGAAGGCCTGAAATTACTCGCCGAAGCGCGTGAGCAAACCGGTTTGCCCGTCGTCACCGAAGTTATGGCCCCGGAGCAAGTTTTGTTGGTCTCTCGATATGCCGACATGCTCCAGATTGGGGCGCGCAATATGCAAAATTATGCACTGCTCAAAGCTGTTGGACTCGGCGACCGCCCCGTGTTGCTTAAGCGCGGTCTCAGCGCAACCATTGAAGAGTTGTTAATGGCCGCTGAATACATCCTTTCGAAAGGCAATCGTCGTGTCGTTCTGTGTGAGCGCGGCATCCGCACTTTCGAAACGGCCACCCGCAACACTACCGATATCAACGCTATCCCCGTACTTAAAGCGCAGACGCATCTCCCCGTAGTCCTCGATCCCAGCCATGGCACCGGGCACTGGGAATACGTCACCGCGATTGCCCGCGCCGGTATCGCCGCCGGAGCCGATGGTCTGATTATTGAAGTCCACCCCGACCCTGATAATGCTGTCTCCGACGGTGGGCAGTCACTCAAGCCTGAGCGTTTCGCCGAAATGGTCAAGCAGGTTGCCGGTATTGCCGGAATCCTCGGAAAACAACTTGCGCCACAGGTGAGTTAG